The Lactobacillus sp. CBA3605 genome contains a region encoding:
- a CDS encoding helix-turn-helix domain-containing protein produces MARGRRATYTERIEIVQYTLAHDNNYQQAADKFKVSYSQVYTWVRKYQQAGADGLVDHRGRPKQSK; encoded by the coding sequence ATGGCACGTGGACGGCGAGCGACATATACTGAGAGAATTGAGATTGTTCAATATACGTTAGCGCATGATAATAATTATCAGCAGGCCGCTGATAAGTTTAAAGTATCCTATTCGCAAGTGTACACTTGGGTCCGGAAATATCAGCAAGCGGGTGCCGACGGTTTGGTTGATCATCGCGGTCGGCCGAAACAGTCAAAATAA
- a CDS encoding helix-turn-helix transcriptional regulator, producing MANYQKSEASLAASAQLIGIFAEKVRRQIIIALGNSGDGLNVTDITALVNISRPAVSHHLRLMREAGVIAMRSNGVEHIYYLTLAQPLAQLQATFTTLASDFGPVTDQH from the coding sequence ATGGCTAACTATCAAAAATCAGAGGCATCATTAGCGGCAAGTGCCCAATTAATTGGCATTTTCGCTGAAAAAGTCCGACGCCAAATCATCATTGCTCTGGGGAACAGTGGTGACGGCTTAAACGTGACTGACATTACCGCTTTAGTCAACATCTCACGACCAGCAGTTTCTCACCACTTACGCCTCATGCGTGAAGCTGGCGTGATCGCCATGCGCAGTAATGGCGTAGAACATATTTACTACCTCACTTTGGCGCAACCATTAGCACAACTACAAGCTACCTTTACCACGCTGGCATCAGATTTCGGACCCGTTACCGATCAACATTAG
- a CDS encoding RluA family pseudouridine synthase: MQVDWRHTGESVSMKHFLIQHGISMRLIKAIKHGEGQFIVNQRVQTGVITIKTGEVAGIRIPDEAADPTVAVSTGPIAVIYADENWLVVNKPAGLTSVPGPSNRTDTLVNRVKGYLLATHAANQKPHLITRLDRDTSGLVLIAKHRIAQSMLTYAPIQATLTKTYLAWVSGQLTPTTGTISLPIGRETASPKRTVMTSGQPAVTKYWVLQTTAKMTQVKLQLVTGRTHQIRVHLTALGHPLLGDALYGGDQTLIERQALHAATLGFQDPFSDQRLTFTAPLPPDLQKLRV, translated from the coding sequence ATGCAAGTTGACTGGCGCCATACTGGCGAATCCGTTTCCATGAAACATTTTTTGATACAGCACGGGATTAGTATGCGGCTGATTAAGGCCATTAAACACGGTGAGGGTCAATTCATCGTTAATCAGCGGGTTCAAACCGGTGTGATCACGATTAAGACGGGCGAAGTTGCCGGGATCCGGATCCCGGATGAGGCCGCAGATCCAACGGTTGCAGTTAGTACAGGCCCTATAGCGGTTATTTATGCGGATGAAAATTGGTTGGTGGTCAATAAACCGGCGGGATTAACGAGTGTGCCTGGTCCTAGTAATCGAACCGATACACTGGTTAATCGAGTTAAGGGTTACCTGTTAGCGACGCATGCCGCCAATCAAAAGCCTCATTTAATTACACGCTTGGATCGCGATACTAGCGGATTAGTGTTGATTGCAAAACATCGCATCGCTCAGAGTATGTTGACGTATGCGCCCATTCAGGCGACGTTAACGAAAACCTATCTGGCTTGGGTTAGTGGGCAACTAACGCCAACGACGGGCACCATTTCGTTACCAATTGGCCGCGAAACGGCAAGTCCTAAACGAACAGTGATGACTAGTGGTCAACCAGCGGTAACCAAATATTGGGTTCTACAAACGACCGCTAAGATGACACAGGTGAAATTACAATTAGTAACGGGGCGGACGCATCAAATTCGAGTGCATCTAACGGCGCTTGGTCATCCGTTATTGGGTGATGCCTTGTATGGTGGGGACCAAACTTTAATTGAACGACAAGCGCTGCATGCGGCCACTTTAGGCTTTCAAGATCCCTTTAGTGACCAACGCTTGACGTTTACGGCGCCTTTACCACCTGATTTACAAAAGTTAAGGGTTTAA
- the recQ gene encoding DNA helicase RecQ, translating to MMDLAAAQQVLKTTFGYDEFRPGQKAVIEQVLAGENTLAIMPTGGGKSLCYQIPALLFDGLTVVVSPLISLMKDQVDALNDNGIAATFINSSLDYQAINQRLQALRAGDYTLLYIAPERLDSPQFIRDLGQLPIKLLAIDEAHCISQWGHDFRPSYLALSTAVEQLPSQPQVLALTATATEQVAKDIRHLLKIEPDHEVNTGFARDNLDLAVVKGQDTDRYILDYLAANANEAGIIYASTRKEVTRLAGLLTKHQIKATQYHAGLDDQVRRQNQEDFLYDRVQVMVATNAFGMGIDKSNVRFVIHAQVPGTLEAYYQEAGRAGRDGLPSTAVLMYRAQDAHIQHFFIDESEMDTEHKHRAYQKLQVMSQYANTQGCLQQFILNYFGESSEPCGRCSNCQDERAEQDITTATQKVLSCVVRLHARFGKIVVAQVLTGANNQRVRESHLDELPTYGIMAGQRQKSVAELIDFLTATGYLQSMGGQYPTLGVTKTGVAVLKGETKVYRKTAQTVERSTPENDALFEQLRTLRRNLAEAQHVPPFVIFSDKTLHSMGEIMPETDAAFLDVKGVGASKLEKYGETFMATIRAFAHQPATAD from the coding sequence GTGATGGACTTAGCAGCGGCACAACAAGTATTAAAAACAACGTTTGGTTATGATGAATTTCGGCCGGGGCAAAAAGCGGTCATCGAGCAAGTGTTGGCGGGAGAAAACACGTTGGCAATCATGCCAACTGGGGGCGGTAAATCACTCTGTTATCAGATTCCGGCGTTACTCTTTGACGGATTAACGGTCGTTGTTTCGCCGTTGATTTCATTGATGAAAGATCAAGTTGATGCGCTCAATGATAATGGAATTGCAGCCACGTTCATCAATAGTTCGTTGGACTATCAGGCAATTAATCAGCGGTTACAAGCCCTACGAGCGGGCGATTACACCTTACTCTATATTGCACCTGAACGGTTAGATTCACCCCAGTTTATTCGTGATTTAGGCCAGTTGCCAATTAAACTATTGGCTATTGATGAGGCCCATTGTATTTCACAGTGGGGGCATGATTTTCGACCGAGTTATTTAGCATTGAGTACTGCTGTTGAGCAATTGCCGAGCCAGCCGCAAGTCTTGGCGTTGACGGCGACGGCAACGGAACAAGTTGCCAAGGATATTCGGCACTTATTAAAGATTGAACCAGATCATGAAGTGAACACGGGGTTTGCCCGTGATAATCTGGATTTGGCAGTTGTGAAAGGTCAGGATACGGATCGTTATATTTTAGACTATCTAGCTGCTAATGCCAACGAAGCTGGGATTATCTATGCTAGTACCCGGAAAGAAGTCACGCGGTTAGCGGGGCTGTTGACTAAGCATCAGATTAAGGCGACTCAATATCATGCGGGATTAGACGACCAAGTGCGGCGGCAAAATCAAGAAGATTTCTTGTATGATCGGGTGCAAGTGATGGTGGCGACGAATGCCTTTGGGATGGGGATTGATAAAAGTAACGTGCGGTTTGTCATTCATGCTCAAGTTCCCGGCACCCTAGAAGCCTATTATCAAGAAGCCGGTCGGGCTGGTCGAGATGGCTTGCCAAGTACGGCGGTCTTAATGTATCGGGCCCAAGATGCCCATATTCAACATTTCTTTATTGATGAATCCGAAATGGATACGGAACATAAGCATCGCGCTTATCAAAAACTCCAAGTCATGTCACAATATGCCAATACCCAAGGCTGTTTACAGCAGTTTATTTTGAATTACTTTGGTGAGTCTTCTGAGCCGTGTGGGCGTTGCAGTAATTGCCAGGATGAGCGGGCGGAACAAGATATTACCACGGCCACGCAAAAGGTTTTGTCTTGTGTCGTACGGTTACATGCACGGTTCGGCAAAATTGTGGTGGCACAAGTGTTAACGGGGGCTAATAATCAACGCGTTCGCGAGTCCCACTTGGATGAATTACCCACTTATGGGATTATGGCCGGTCAACGGCAAAAAAGTGTCGCTGAATTGATTGATTTTTTAACGGCCACCGGGTATTTGCAAAGTATGGGTGGTCAATATCCAACCTTGGGTGTGACTAAAACGGGGGTCGCCGTGCTTAAAGGCGAAACCAAGGTCTATCGCAAAACGGCGCAGACCGTCGAACGGTCGACGCCTGAAAATGATGCGTTATTTGAACAATTACGGACTTTACGGCGGAACTTGGCTGAAGCGCAACATGTGCCACCGTTTGTCATCTTTTCAGACAAAACATTGCATTCAATGGGTGAAATTATGCCGGAAACGGATGCGGCCTTTCTAGATGTTAAAGGGGTCGGCGCTAGCAAGCTTGAAAAGTATGGTGAGACTTTTATGGCAACCATTCGGGCTTTTGCACATCAACCAGCAACTGCTGATTAA